In the genome of Microcoleus vaginatus PCC 9802, the window CCATCCCCTCTGGGTTTAGCCCGGAAGATTACCTTCCCCTCGAACGTGATAATACCGTCCGACATGAATATCGGCGCGGTTTGGTGTACGGGAGGGCGGGAGGTAGTGATGACCACCGCCGTCTCTGTATTAATTTTATAACTGGGATTAACCTTCACCTGCGCGATATAGTTATAAAAAATCCATCTAATGACTTAGAAAAAAATGGAAAAATGGTGTAAAATCCCACTTTTCCAAATTTTTATTTTTGTGCTGTTTCCTGCTGTTTTGACTCTTGTTCTTGCATATGCAATAACTCGGGAACTGTTACGAAAATGTACCCTTCATTTCTCAATCGAGCAATAATATCCGGCAAAGCTTTTACAGTTCTCGCTCGATTGCCGCCGCCGTCGTGCAGCAGCACAATGCCGCCGGAATTTGCCTGCCTCATCACGTTGTCTATCAAAGATTCCGTAAGAGTTCGCCAATCAAAAGAATCAGCAGACCACATCACAACTGCATAATTTTTCTTTTGAGCATAAGTGGCCAATCCATTGTTTAAAATGCCTCCAGGCGGGCGGAACATCGATGTTTGGACGCCGGTCAACTCCTCAATTAAGGATGAAGTGCGATCGATCTCGCGAGCGGCACCGTCTTCGTTATACTGAAGGTATTCATGGTTCCAAGTGTGATTGCCGATCGCGTGACCGGCTGCTACGACCTGTTGGCCAATTTCGGGAGAATTTTTCAGGTATTTTCCTACCCAGAAGAATGTAGCCTTAATATTATTTTCCTTGAGAATATCTAGGATTTGTGTAGTTGTTTTCGGCCAGGGGCCGTCGTCAAATGTCAGGGCGATCGCCTTGTGCTGGGAATCGAGTTTCGCGTGACGAATGGTTGTACCTTGAAACTGCGACGGTACGGCTGATTGAAATCGGATTGCCTGCACTTGGGCTAGAGCCTGTTGGGAAAATTCTACTCGATTGGCGATCGCCTCGGAGAACTTATTAATATTGGACATCGGCTGTTGTTCTTGGGACTGGGATACGGCCAAGACTTGCGCCTGAATCGGTTGCAAGGGCTGATTGGCCCGCAAGAAGTTAATCGGCCATGTCACACCCAGCAAAAAACTTCCTGTGGCTGCCATAAAAGCAACGATGAAAGTTTTTCGCCGCCTCCACAGCAGTTTCAATTTTGTCACGTCATTCTCTCCTTCACACCTTGCACAGTTAATTTGAGATTTTATGTTTATATCAAGTTAATCCACTTAAGAGGATAATCTTAAATTGGACTGTTCCTAAAAATGCTACTGGAAATAACCGATCGCGGGGAAGTCCGTCCGGATAAAAAAATTTAAGATTTGTGTGCGAGAAATCCCCTAACCCATAAAAACGTCGGATGGTTGAACTTTTTCCCCAGCCAGGGGACGGCGCTCAAGTCGGATTCATGGCACGATATTCTTAGGGACTCAGCCCGCATCAGCCCGCGTCCCTACCTGACACTGCAAGATGTGAGTTTAACCTGAGACGTTGCACTATTGTTAATAAGCCTTTTAAGGGCGGGTTAGAATATCCCACCCCACAAGAAAATTTAGTCTTTGTGGGATAGACCGGAAAGCCTATTAAGCGAGAATGGTGCAAGATGTGAGTTTAACCGGATTTGATATGAGGGCGATCGCGCGCCCCCAGGCTCGTAAAATTAACTTTTAGGGCCGATTCTCTCTTTGTACAAGCCGACAATCCGATCGATAACTTCAGCAACAGTCAGATTGTCTGTTTGAATTTCCACAGCATCCGCCGCTTTACGCAAAGGTGCAACCTCGCGGGTGCTGTCCTTTTCGTCCCGTAGGGCGATGTCTTGTTCCAATTGCGCCAAGCTAGTATTAGCCCGATCGGTATCTTTAAGTTCTAACAGCCGCCTGCGCGATCGCTCTTGTACCGAAGCCGTCAAAAAAATCTTCAGTTCCGCATCGGGAAACACGTTAGTGCCGATATCGCGGCCTTCTGCTATAATTCCGCCTTTTGTGCCGCAGCGCCGCTGTTCCTCCACCAGAAACTGCCGCACGGCGGGAATCGCCGCCATTTCCGAGACGCGGGAGGTCACTTCCAAACTGCGAATTGCCTCGGTTACGTCTTCGCCGTTAATCTTCAACATCTTTGATGCGGGATCGAGGTTGTATTCCAAATAACTGGAACTGATTAATTCGGCGATCGCGCATTCGTCGGAAATCGGCGTGTCTGTTTTCAATGCCAGCCAAGTCAGCGCCCGATACATCGCACCGGTATCCAGATAAAACAAGTTCAAAGCAGTTGCGGCAAGGCGAGTTACGGTAGATTTGCCTGCTCCCGCCGGGCCGTCGATCGCCACAATGGGCCGACGATTCCTGAGAATTATATTGTCAATCAAACGAGTAGAGCCAACTCTGGCGGCCACGGCTAAAAGTCCCGCTGTTTCCACAACTTGCAAGGGCGTTAAAGTGTCGGGATCGACGAGTTCGGCGTATTCGAGATCGACTGCGGGTTCTTGTGCGACTGCTGCGTGGGCTGCTGCGAGTGCGGCTGCTGCCGTGCGAGCCCCTGAAGAAAAAGTTTCCGAGGCTTGTTGCAGCGCGCGGTAGAGTACGGAGGCTTGCTGTTTTTGCTCTACTGTTAAATACAGATTGCGAGAACTCATTGCCAGTCCCGACTCTTCGCGGACGATCGGACAAGCGACAATCTCTACAGGCAAATTAAAATCAAAGACCAGCTTCCGAATAATTGCTAGCTGCTGGGCGTCTTTTTGACCGAAATAAGCTTTTGTCGGCTGCACCAAACTCAAAAGTTTAGTAACAATTGCCGCGACGCCCTGAAAATGACCGGGCCTTGCTTTGCCGCACAAAACCGATGTCATCGCCGGTGGCGGGACTACTTGAGTTAAGGATGAAAGGTGAATCTCTATCTGTTTTTGGGCGGTTTGCTCTGTTTCTGCGCCGACTGCTTGGTTGCCGAACATTTCGGTTGCTGAGGGAGCAAATATGGCATCAACCCCAGCTTGTTCGCACAACAGCCGATCTTGCTCGAAATTCCGAGGATAATCTTGAAAATCTTCTGTCGGCCCAAATTGCAGCGGGTTGACAAAAATGCTGACCAGGGCGATCGCATTTTCTTGCCTTGCCCGCTGGATCAAGCTCATATGCCCTGCGTGCAAAGCTCCCATCGTCGGCACCAAACCGACTGTCAAATGAGGTGCAGCAGACTTTTGTAAATTTAAGTAGCAGCGAAGTGCTGCAATGGTAGTAAACAGGCGCACCGGTAGAATCTCCTGAAGGCATTCGGCAGAATACAGAGTTTATTTGTCAGAATTTGTTCGACTTGACATCTTGCATCCTCCTCCAGAACAGGTAAGATGCCTCTCTACAAAGAATGGTGCAAGATGTCAGTTTTATTCTACTTTCTGCCTTCTACACTTCGGATAACTTTTGTATTCTGCCTTAGACTACCGTTCAGCGTTCAACTTTTGTTGGCTGCGGCGGTTCGATCACTTCGATTTCCACTCTCGCAACGCCGCTACTCATCATTCCCAGCACGCTGGCGGCGCCGGCGGACAAGTCAATGACCCGATCGCCGACATAGGGGCCGCGGTCATTAATGCGGACGACTACGGTGCGGCCGTTGTCGAGATTTCTCACCATGACTCTAGTTCCGAATGGCAAGTGGCGGTGGGCTGCGGTCAAATCATTTTGGTTGAAACGCTCGCCGCTGGCGCTGAGGTTGCCGTCAAATCCCGGGCCGTACCAGGAAGCCCAGCCGCTGAGGCGCACTTGAACTGGGCCCAGAGACAGTATGGGGGGTTCTGGTTGGGGTTTGCCTGCGACTTCTTCCAGGGGTGGGGCGTTGCCCAGAAGCCGGCGGAGGCGATTGGTTGCTTGCAGGGCGTCTCGGCTAAAGTCGCTGGTGGTGTCGGGGAGGATTGTTTCGGCGTTGATGTTTACCAAGTCCTCGCCGTTTGCTTGGATAATGTAGCGATCGCCTTTTTCCCACTTAACGGTAATGCTGTTGGGATCGATGTTGTTGCGGGCTAGCTGGTTGAGTCTTGCTGCTAAGGTTGATGCCCGCCAAACTGAATCGGGTTCTTGGTTGTTGGAGTTGCTGGCAATGTTTCCGACTTTGGGATTTTCTCTGGCGCCCGTTACTTTCGACGGACTGCTAGCACCGGCTTGGCTGTTGCCAGCTTCTCCCATTTTCGTGTTTGTT includes:
- a CDS encoding polysaccharide deacetylase family protein, with translation MAATGSFLLGVTWPINFLRANQPLQPIQAQVLAVSQSQEQQPMSNINKFSEAIANRVEFSQQALAQVQAIRFQSAVPSQFQGTTIRHAKLDSQHKAIALTFDDGPWPKTTTQILDILKENNIKATFFWVGKYLKNSPEIGQQVVAAGHAIGNHTWNHEYLQYNEDGAAREIDRTSSLIEELTGVQTSMFRPPGGILNNGLATYAQKKNYAVVMWSADSFDWRTLTESLIDNVMRQANSGGIVLLHDGGGNRARTVKALPDIIARLRNEGYIFVTVPELLHMQEQESKQQETAQK
- a CDS encoding bifunctional pantoate--beta-alanine ligase/(d)CMP kinase, translated to MRLFTTIAALRCYLNLQKSAAPHLTVGLVPTMGALHAGHMSLIQRARQENAIALVSIFVNPLQFGPTEDFQDYPRNFEQDRLLCEQAGVDAIFAPSATEMFGNQAVGAETEQTAQKQIEIHLSSLTQVVPPPAMTSVLCGKARPGHFQGVAAIVTKLLSLVQPTKAYFGQKDAQQLAIIRKLVFDFNLPVEIVACPIVREESGLAMSSRNLYLTVEQKQQASVLYRALQQASETFSSGARTAAAALAAAHAAVAQEPAVDLEYAELVDPDTLTPLQVVETAGLLAVAARVGSTRLIDNIILRNRRPIVAIDGPAGAGKSTVTRLAATALNLFYLDTGAMYRALTWLALKTDTPISDECAIAELISSSYLEYNLDPASKMLKINGEDVTEAIRSLEVTSRVSEMAAIPAVRQFLVEEQRRCGTKGGIIAEGRDIGTNVFPDAELKIFLTASVQERSRRRLLELKDTDRANTSLAQLEQDIALRDEKDSTREVAPLRKAADAVEIQTDNLTVAEVIDRIVGLYKERIGPKS
- a CDS encoding septal ring lytic transglycosylase RlpA family protein, producing the protein MKEKFVGGLLAILLVPVVGTASSCHAQATGADNQNSPVSEQVIATQPSRQLNASRVEAQKVGQYQYQARAEIARDSIAKIQPHELDGRQAATVYVRNIPVITFLNANPETNTKMGEAGNSQAGASSPSKVTGARENPKVGNIASNSNNQEPDSVWRASTLAARLNQLARNNIDPNSITVKWEKGDRYIIQANGEDLVNINAETILPDTTSDFSRDALQATNRLRRLLGNAPPLEEVAGKPQPEPPILSLGPVQVRLSGWASWYGPGFDGNLSASGERFNQNDLTAAHRHLPFGTRVMVRNLDNGRTVVVRINDRGPYVGDRVIDLSAGAASVLGMMSSGVARVEIEVIEPPQPTKVER